A window from Theropithecus gelada isolate Dixy chromosome 1, Tgel_1.0, whole genome shotgun sequence encodes these proteins:
- the LOC112634517 gene encoding obscurin-like, whose translation MAQEQTEVTWYKDGKKLSSSSKVRMEAVGYTRRLVVQQAGQADAGEYSCEAGGKQLSFRLHVAGQCFGGAEEPLQR comes from the coding sequence ATGGCCCAGGAACAGACAGAGGTGACATGGTACAAGGATGGGAAGAAGCTGAGCTCCAGCTCGAAAGTGCGAATGGAGGCCGTGGGCTACACACGGAGGCTGGTGGTGCAGCAGGCAGGCCAGGCGGACGCCGGGGAGTACAGCTGCGAGGCCGGGGGCAAGCAGCTCTCTTTCCGCCTGCATGTGGCAGGTCAGTGCTTTGGGGGCGCCGAGGAGCCTCTTCAGAGGTGA